Proteins from a genomic interval of Thermoanaerobacterium thermosaccharolyticum DSM 571:
- a CDS encoding polymorphic toxin type 44 domain-containing protein produces the protein MIKRFLVSLLLCLTLTFSATVGIASTDLDQYKTEKMLTNNNIELRINESFTETAKLEVKLIYKLIQHGSIIVKDGKYMMVNQNDIKKYLSKDEFVTLEKYINIFNDGISQGIFEIDANKIIQESNNFEKVTTKIRPYAVIFDLDSEMKTNGDTLLRNLYINISVYGNNIGYMKTGEFFASKVRTGGDWDYKSFLGVNTTYQVTVDNRSILMSGEQIGNAHYGYVGRKVFSADLLKTAAGAYQIYSGTSYIGWYNSYFDDPNDQYWIQRGINYCEGRSF, from the coding sequence ATGATTAAAAGGTTTTTAGTTTCACTTTTACTATGCTTGACTTTAACTTTTTCAGCAACTGTTGGTATTGCCTCAACTGATCTCGATCAATATAAGACAGAAAAAATGTTGACAAATAATAACATTGAACTAAGAATAAATGAAAGTTTCACTGAAACAGCTAAGTTAGAGGTCAAATTAATATATAAATTAATTCAACATGGAAGTATAATTGTTAAAGATGGCAAATATATGATGGTGAATCAAAATGATATAAAAAAATACTTATCAAAAGATGAGTTTGTAACTCTTGAAAAATATATAAATATATTCAATGACGGAATTTCTCAAGGAATATTTGAAATAGACGCCAATAAAATTATTCAGGAATCAAATAATTTTGAAAAGGTTACGACTAAAATTAGACCATATGCAGTTATTTTTGATTTAGACTCTGAAATGAAAACTAATGGAGATACTCTATTAAGAAATTTATATATAAATATATCTGTATATGGTAATAATATAGGTTATATGAAAACGGGTGAATTTTTTGCTTCAAAAGTCAGAACAGGTGGTGACTGGGATTATAAATCATTTTTAGGTGTGAATACAACTTACCAAGTAACTGTAGACAATAGGAGTATTCTTATGTCAGGAGAACAAATAGGAAATGCTCACTATGGATATGTTGGAAGGAAAGTATTTTCTGCTGATTTATTAAAGACAGCAGCTGGTGCATACCAGATTTATAGCGGAACTTCTTATATAGGATGGTATAATTCTTATTTTGATGATCCGAACGATCAATATTGGATTCAAAGAGGTATAAATTATTGTGAAGGTCGTAGTTTTTAA
- a CDS encoding IS110 family transposase, with protein sequence MKYNQNTKIMQITEKTLIVGVDIAKEIHHARAFDFRGIEYGKRIEFSNDIDGMKRFLKWAADIMNKSNKEHLMVGMEPTGHYWLCFAQFLRDKNHKVVLVNPFHVKRSKEFDDNSPTKNDRKDPKTIAMLVKDGRYVEPNIPEGIYSELRIAVDIREMLTKDLNKIKNRVARWLDIYFPEFNKVFADWEGKAALITLKEFPTPAKILGIGAEEILAAWKKEINRAVGAKRALKLIEAASQSVGKRDGIEMAEIEIKIILEQYEMLVKQLKKIESKIEELFMQVPGANEMLSIKGVGVITAAIFIAEVGDITRYEHPKQIQKLAGYNLVENSSGQHKGQTTISKRGRRRLRSALYKMIMPILANNKEFQELHKYYTTRKENPLKKKQSMIVLCCKLIRVFFVILKKGVKYNGNKMLRDIKRPEIRNAA encoded by the coding sequence ATGAAGTATAACCAAAATACAAAAATAATGCAAATAACAGAAAAGACATTAATTGTAGGTGTAGACATTGCTAAAGAGATACATCACGCTAGAGCTTTCGATTTCAGAGGAATAGAATACGGTAAGCGTATTGAATTTAGCAATGACATTGATGGAATGAAAAGATTTTTAAAATGGGCTGCAGATATTATGAATAAAAGCAACAAAGAGCATCTGATGGTTGGCATGGAACCAACAGGCCATTATTGGCTCTGCTTTGCACAGTTTCTTAGAGATAAGAACCATAAGGTGGTACTGGTAAATCCATTCCATGTAAAGAGAAGTAAGGAATTTGATGATAACTCGCCAACTAAAAATGACAGGAAAGACCCTAAGACAATTGCAATGCTAGTTAAAGATGGAAGATATGTTGAACCTAATATACCTGAGGGTATATACAGCGAACTTAGAATTGCAGTGGACATAAGAGAGATGCTTACAAAGGATTTAAACAAGATAAAGAACCGAGTTGCAAGATGGCTTGATATATACTTTCCTGAGTTTAATAAAGTTTTTGCAGATTGGGAAGGGAAAGCAGCACTGATAACGTTAAAAGAATTTCCAACGCCTGCAAAGATATTAGGTATTGGAGCTGAGGAAATACTTGCAGCTTGGAAAAAGGAAATTAATCGTGCTGTAGGTGCAAAGAGGGCTTTAAAGCTTATAGAAGCTGCCAGTCAAAGTGTTGGTAAAAGAGATGGCATTGAGATGGCAGAGATAGAGATAAAAATTATACTTGAACAGTACGAAATGCTTGTAAAACAGTTAAAAAAAATAGAAAGCAAAATAGAAGAACTTTTCATGCAAGTACCTGGTGCTAATGAAATGCTAAGTATAAAAGGTGTAGGAGTAATAACAGCAGCAATATTTATTGCTGAAGTTGGCGATATAACAAGATATGAGCATCCAAAACAAATACAGAAGCTTGCGGGTTACAATCTGGTAGAGAATAGTTCAGGACAGCATAAAGGGCAAACCACCATAAGCAAAAGAGGAAGAAGGAGGCTAAGAAGTGCTCTATACAAAATGATAATGCCAATACTTGCAAACAATAAAGAATTTCAGGAATTACACAAATACTACACCACAAGAAAAGAAAACCCGCTTAAAAAGAAACAGTCAATGATAGTTTTATGCTGCAAGCTAATCAGAGTATTTTTTGTCATACTGAAAAAAGGAGTAAAATACAACGGAAATAAGATGTTAAGAGATATAAAAAGACCAGAGATTAGGAATGCTGCATAA
- a CDS encoding ATP-binding protein, which translates to MLAYTSSENILRILYSYNPWWREGYFPQDLSKPVKRVVYHQAFELLMHPTIRRYVILSGARRVGKTTILYQMIETLLKNQVNPKKILYISFDHPLFKLSSFDQIINLYETTINEEKEAYIFLDEIQYASDWDRWLKVYYDTKPNWRIIATGSASPALIEGTKESGVGRWTVISVPTLSFYEFCEILGVPERPSNLPNLNLNEISNLNDSQLNELMFLLMPLQKYFNKYLTIGGFPEFVFSEDQFLVQRMLREDVVDKVIKRDIPSLFNVRNLAVLEKVFLYLCFNSANVISISTISKEIGDVSTVTVENYIHLLENANLIYKSLPIELGGKKVLKAKPKIYVSDPALRNAVLMIDNILLDSKELGITVETAVFKHIYNFYLQTNARIGYFRKASDNQKEIDVVVDFLHSKSLIEVKFREDTTLSENDAIVEMSQKEKNIDSAILVTKRPEDYGKVKVSAKVPIVKIPAYVFLYLFGRR; encoded by the coding sequence ATATTAGCATATACAAGCTCAGAAAATATATTAAGGATTTTGTACTCGTATAACCCATGGTGGAGAGAAGGATATTTCCCTCAGGATTTGTCAAAACCCGTAAAGAGAGTAGTCTATCATCAGGCATTTGAGTTACTAATGCATCCAACTATCAGAAGATATGTTATACTTTCAGGTGCACGTCGTGTAGGTAAAACTACAATTTTATATCAAATGATAGAAACCCTTTTAAAAAATCAAGTGAACCCAAAAAAGATACTATATATATCTTTTGATCATCCTTTGTTTAAATTAAGTTCTTTTGACCAAATTATTAACCTTTATGAAACCACCATAAATGAAGAAAAAGAGGCTTATATATTTTTAGATGAAATTCAATATGCAAGCGATTGGGACAGATGGCTAAAAGTCTATTATGACACCAAACCAAACTGGAGAATCATTGCTACAGGCTCGGCTTCTCCTGCACTTATTGAAGGTACAAAAGAAAGTGGTGTTGGTCGCTGGACTGTGATTTCTGTACCTACTCTTTCTTTTTATGAATTTTGCGAAATACTTGGTGTTCCAGAAAGACCAAGCAATCTGCCAAATTTAAACTTAAATGAAATTTCAAATTTAAATGACTCTCAATTAAATGAGCTTATGTTTTTGCTTATGCCATTGCAAAAGTACTTTAATAAGTATTTAACAATAGGAGGATTTCCTGAATTTGTATTTTCGGAAGACCAATTTTTAGTGCAAAGAATGTTAAGAGAAGATGTGGTTGATAAAGTTATTAAAAGAGATATACCTTCCTTGTTTAATGTAAGAAATTTAGCAGTGTTAGAGAAGGTTTTTTTGTACTTATGCTTTAATTCTGCAAATGTTATAAGTATTTCAACGATAAGTAAAGAAATTGGAGATGTTTCAACAGTAACAGTAGAAAACTATATTCATCTTCTTGAAAATGCAAATTTGATTTATAAAAGTTTACCTATAGAATTAGGCGGGAAAAAAGTTCTAAAAGCAAAACCAAAAATTTACGTTTCCGATCCTGCCCTAAGAAATGCAGTTTTAATGATAGACAATATACTCTTAGACAGTAAAGAACTTGGAATAACGGTTGAAACAGCAGTTTTTAAACATATCTATAATTTTTACCTGCAAACAAATGCTAGAATAGGTTATTTTAGAAAAGCTAGTGACAATCAAAAAGAGATTGACGTAGTGGTTGACTTCCTACATAGTAAATCCTTAATCGAAGTGAAATTCAGAGAAGATACGACACTTTCTGAGAATGATGCCATTGTTGAGATGAGCCAAAAAGAAAAAAATATTGATTCAGCAATATTAGTAACAAAAAGACCAGAAGATTATGGGAAAGTTAAGGTTTCGGCAAAGGTACCAATAGTAAAAATTCCTGCTTATGTATTTTTGTATTTGTTTGGAAGACGCTAA
- the istA gene encoding IS21 family transposase translates to MIIDVNLYQKIREMYTVHQMSQRAIARELKISRNTVRKYCKGDNVPWERKEYSREPDVLTPDVMDFIRQCIKEDEAEGIKKQRHTARRIYHRLVEEKGFKGGESTVRLAVQQLKDEMPKAFIPLQFDPGEAAQVDWGEATVYLDNKKVSINLFCMRLCYSCDIFVMAFYRQNEESFLEGNVKAFEHFGGVPHKLIFDNARVAVKEGFGTHAKPQARYQALSAHYAFKMEFCNPSKGNEKGLVENLVGWVRRNILVPVPRVKDIDELNQILMTNCLKYRSHQIRGHEQTVGQMYEIDKSLLYSLPKYVFDSSKSISVSVDEYSTVRFDRNNYSVPVKYVGKNVSIKAYGNILTIFYRGQEIAKHNRSYGSNKTTYKLEHYIDLLERKPRAVFNAKPVKDHVKQELLEWGQTLPGGAKDMVKVLRLCVDYGSDKLLEIKKQIPAGVTPTVDLIRSYLIKHSIPEKSTQKIIDTVNVEEVDLSIYDRQYGVAQ, encoded by the coding sequence GTGATTATCGACGTGAATTTATACCAAAAGATTAGAGAAATGTATACAGTACATCAAATGTCTCAAAGGGCTATAGCAAGGGAATTAAAAATTTCAAGGAATACTGTAAGAAAATACTGCAAAGGTGACAATGTTCCTTGGGAGAGAAAAGAATATTCCCGTGAGCCTGATGTCTTAACTCCTGATGTTATGGACTTTATCAGACAGTGCATTAAAGAAGATGAAGCAGAAGGAATAAAAAAACAACGACATACAGCCAGAAGAATATATCATCGTCTAGTAGAAGAAAAAGGGTTTAAAGGTGGAGAATCCACAGTAAGATTGGCTGTACAACAACTTAAAGATGAGATGCCAAAAGCATTCATCCCACTTCAATTCGACCCTGGAGAAGCAGCACAAGTAGATTGGGGTGAAGCTACTGTGTACCTTGACAACAAAAAAGTTTCTATAAATCTTTTCTGTATGCGACTCTGCTATAGTTGTGATATTTTTGTAATGGCATTTTATCGCCAAAATGAAGAATCATTTTTAGAAGGCAATGTAAAAGCATTTGAACATTTTGGTGGTGTGCCACACAAACTAATCTTTGACAATGCGAGAGTTGCAGTAAAGGAAGGTTTTGGAACTCATGCCAAGCCTCAAGCCCGTTATCAAGCATTGAGTGCACATTATGCATTTAAAATGGAATTCTGCAATCCAAGCAAAGGAAATGAAAAGGGATTGGTAGAAAATCTGGTAGGCTGGGTAAGACGCAACATTTTAGTTCCTGTCCCAAGAGTAAAGGATATTGATGAATTAAATCAGATTCTTATGACAAACTGTTTGAAATACCGTTCCCATCAGATACGCGGCCATGAACAGACAGTCGGCCAAATGTATGAAATAGACAAATCATTATTATACTCACTTCCTAAATATGTATTTGATTCGAGCAAAAGCATATCAGTCAGTGTAGACGAGTATTCAACAGTGCGCTTTGATAGAAACAATTATTCAGTACCAGTAAAATATGTAGGCAAAAATGTCAGTATCAAAGCATATGGGAATATATTAACCATCTTTTATCGTGGACAGGAAATTGCTAAACATAACAGAAGCTATGGTTCCAACAAAACAACTTACAAACTAGAACATTACATAGATCTATTAGAACGAAAACCCAGAGCTGTATTCAATGCGAAGCCCGTAAAGGACCATGTAAAACAAGAATTATTAGAGTGGGGACAAACACTTCCGGGTGGAGCAAAAGACATGGTAAAAGTTCTGAGACTTTGTGTAGACTACGGTTCAGACAAGCTTCTAGAGATAAAAAAGCAAATTCCAGCAGGTGTTACACCTACTGTTGATTTAATCCGCAGTTATCTAATAAAGCACAGCATACCAGAAAAAAGTACACAAAAAATTATAGACACAGTAAATGTAGAAGAAGTTGATTTAAGTATATACGATAGACAATACGGGGTGGCACAATGA
- the istB gene encoding IS21-like element helper ATPase IstB: MSEINVAKETIKLYAKQLKLPTFAQYTSIIKRMDSNMGYEEFLIELMKKEVASRQENQQKRRIHKAGFPYLKTLDEFDYTRLKYVEQAFIWELATCEFISKRQNVIMIGNTGTGKTHISIGLGLKACKEGHNVKFYTVANLVTELTEAQEYKKLLKLEKQLEKVDLLILDELSYLCFNRNQADLLFRIISDRSEKGSVIVSTNLEFSRWTEMFENTTMVAALVDRLTFRSHVLNMNGESFRRDNSQIE; this comes from the coding sequence ATGAGTGAAATAAATGTAGCTAAAGAAACAATAAAACTTTATGCCAAACAGCTGAAACTGCCTACTTTTGCACAATACACAAGTATTATTAAACGCATGGATAGCAATATGGGATATGAGGAATTTCTCATAGAATTAATGAAAAAAGAAGTAGCTTCCAGGCAAGAAAATCAGCAAAAGCGTCGCATACACAAAGCGGGATTTCCTTACCTGAAAACCCTTGACGAATTTGATTATACCAGACTCAAATACGTCGAACAAGCCTTTATATGGGAACTTGCCACATGTGAATTTATATCCAAGCGTCAAAATGTCATTATGATAGGAAACACTGGCACAGGCAAAACTCATATTTCAATAGGCTTAGGGCTAAAGGCTTGTAAAGAGGGGCATAACGTAAAATTCTATACCGTTGCAAATCTTGTAACAGAACTTACAGAAGCACAAGAGTACAAAAAGCTTCTAAAACTTGAAAAACAGCTAGAAAAAGTGGACCTGTTAATTCTAGATGAACTATCATATCTATGTTTTAATAGGAACCAAGCTGATTTATTATTCAGGATAATTTCGGATCGTAGTGAAAAAGGAAGTGTAATAGTATCTACGAACCTTGAATTTTCAAGATGGACAGAAATGTTTGAGAATACTACTATGGTTGCAGCATTAGTAGATCGTCTAACCTTCCGTTCACATGTATTAAATATGAATGGAGAATCTTTCAGGCGTGATAATTCGCAAATAGAGTAG
- a CDS encoding cation diffusion facilitator family transporter produces MNKQNSALLSVISNSVLIVIKLLTGILMHSVSVISEAIHSSIDLIASLIAFLSIRVAVKPADEDHPFGHSKYENISGFVEAILIFFAAILIIYEAVRRIVTGTYVENLGTGIIVMLFASFVNAVVSYFLFKVSKKEDSIALRADAMHLLTDVFTSLGVTIGLVVIKVTKLGILDPIIAIFVALLIIKASIGLTKEALKDLADTSLPEKEVKEIENIIKSNIEITSFHKLRTRKSGSRREIDVHLRVDKDYNIVEAHELSHKVSKQIVDKFPDSHVIIHIEPEGKK; encoded by the coding sequence ATGAATAAACAGAACTCAGCTTTGCTTTCTGTGATTTCTAATAGTGTATTAATAGTTATAAAATTATTGACAGGAATACTAATGCATTCAGTAAGTGTAATTTCTGAAGCCATACATTCTTCTATTGATTTAATTGCTAGTTTAATTGCCTTTCTGTCCATACGAGTAGCAGTAAAACCGGCTGATGAAGATCATCCTTTTGGGCACAGCAAATATGAGAATATTTCTGGTTTTGTGGAAGCTATCTTAATTTTTTTTGCAGCTATATTAATCATATATGAGGCAGTGCGAAGAATAGTTACGGGTACTTATGTAGAAAATTTAGGAACTGGAATTATTGTGATGCTTTTTGCATCTTTTGTAAATGCAGTAGTATCATATTTTTTATTTAAAGTATCAAAAAAAGAAGATTCTATTGCCTTAAGGGCAGATGCAATGCATCTTTTGACTGATGTATTTACTTCTTTAGGAGTTACAATAGGACTTGTTGTTATAAAAGTTACTAAATTGGGTATTTTAGACCCTATCATAGCTATTTTTGTTGCATTGCTTATTATAAAAGCGTCAATTGGATTGACAAAAGAAGCATTAAAAGATTTAGCAGATACTAGTCTTCCAGAAAAGGAAGTTAAAGAAATAGAGAATATTATAAAATCAAATATTGAAATTACAAGTTTTCATAAATTAAGGACGAGAAAATCGGGATCTCGAAGAGAGATAGACGTTCATTTGCGAGTAGACAAAGATTACAACATAGTAGAAGCTCATGAACTGTCACATAAAGTTTCCAAGCAGATAGTGGATAAATTTCCAGATTCTCATGTGATAATTCATATAGAGCCTGAAGGAAAGAAATAA
- a CDS encoding YiiX/YebB-like N1pC/P60 family cysteine hydrolase: MPNNKYLSSSNDIPKQIEISGVNIEEFNFKENLKKKSFFKKEDFYKRFLTLNGAIMISKPFGAGEVNKFYVSLYDLIKNINSEEVFGVKFSSRSSEKIVYKNSIPFDKFTIGDIIVATSQGFHVQGAIRHAAIFDSRRYHGSIDDKCLLTAEPDQGVIYETIRFYRENFSEAWGLTVPKATIEERVKAIDEVSKFVGKPYSWRADKNDDENWYCSKVPWAAYKKSSGIDIDGNGGFWVLPIDIFISKETEVFEYSNS, from the coding sequence ATGCCTAACAATAAATACCTATCAAGTAGCAATGATATTCCAAAACAGATTGAAATATCTGGTGTTAATATTGAAGAGTTTAATTTTAAAGAAAACTTAAAGAAAAAAAGTTTCTTTAAAAAAGAGGACTTTTATAAGAGATTTCTCACCTTAAATGGAGCTATCATGATATCAAAACCTTTTGGTGCAGGAGAAGTAAATAAATTCTATGTAAGTTTATACGATTTAATTAAAAACATCAATTCGGAAGAAGTATTTGGTGTGAAGTTTTCTTCAAGAAGCAGTGAAAAGATTGTTTATAAAAACAGTATACCATTCGACAAGTTTACAATTGGAGACATAATAGTAGCAACAAGCCAAGGATTTCACGTGCAAGGTGCAATAAGGCATGCTGCAATATTTGACAGTAGGAGATATCATGGAAGCATCGATGATAAGTGCCTTTTAACGGCAGAACCAGACCAAGGTGTGATTTATGAGACCATAAGATTTTACAGAGAAAATTTCAGCGAGGCCTGGGGGCTGACAGTTCCAAAGGCTACAATAGAAGAAAGAGTAAAAGCCATTGATGAAGTATCCAAGTTTGTCGGAAAACCTTACAGTTGGAGGGCTGATAAAAACGATGATGAAAACTGGTATTGCTCAAAAGTCCCATGGGCTGCATACAAAAAATCATCAGGAATAGACATAGATGGAAATGGAGGCTTTTGGGTGCTGCCAATTGACATCTTTATATCAAAAGAAACAGAAGTATTTGAGTATTCTAATTCATAA
- the dusB gene encoding tRNA dihydrouridine synthase DusB — MIYHSDCKKGMKASLYIGDVEIKNNVFLAPMAGVTDKPYRLICKDMGCGFAYTEMVSAKGLYYGSENTEFLTDIDDEENVALQIFGSDPYIMGEIAKRLNTSNAKTIDINMGCPTPKIVKNGDGSALMLKPDLAESIIKAVVKNSIKPVTIKIRKGWDDDHINAVEIAKMAESCGVKAVAIHGRTREQFYSGRADWDIIKKVKDNLKIPVIGNGDIFTPEDAKRMIDETGCDAVMVGRGAEGNPWIFKRILHYLNTGEILPEPTVSEKIDMILKHLDMMIDYKGEHVGILEMRKHIAWYLKGIRGASKIKQMVFTMSEYKEIKELLISIKQAE; from the coding sequence ATGATTTATCATAGTGATTGTAAGAAGGGAATGAAAGCAAGCTTGTACATTGGCGATGTAGAAATCAAAAATAATGTGTTTTTGGCTCCTATGGCAGGTGTTACAGATAAACCATATAGGCTCATATGCAAAGATATGGGCTGTGGTTTTGCATACACTGAAATGGTCAGTGCTAAGGGTCTTTATTATGGAAGCGAGAATACGGAATTTCTTACAGATATAGATGATGAGGAAAATGTGGCACTGCAGATATTTGGCTCTGATCCTTATATAATGGGTGAAATTGCAAAGAGATTAAATACATCAAATGCAAAGACAATAGATATAAACATGGGATGTCCTACGCCTAAAATAGTGAAAAATGGCGATGGGTCAGCTTTGATGCTTAAACCTGACTTGGCAGAAAGCATAATTAAAGCTGTAGTGAAAAACTCTATTAAGCCTGTCACTATAAAAATAAGAAAAGGATGGGACGATGATCACATAAATGCTGTGGAGATTGCTAAAATGGCTGAAAGCTGCGGCGTAAAAGCGGTTGCCATACACGGCAGGACGAGAGAACAGTTTTACTCAGGTCGCGCCGACTGGGATATTATAAAAAAAGTGAAAGATAATCTAAAAATACCTGTAATAGGCAATGGAGATATATTTACACCGGAAGACGCAAAAAGGATGATAGATGAGACGGGATGTGACGCGGTGATGGTTGGCAGAGGGGCAGAAGGGAATCCGTGGATTTTTAAAAGAATTCTTCACTATCTAAATACAGGTGAAATTCTGCCAGAACCTACCGTAAGCGAAAAAATTGACATGATCTTAAAGCACCTTGACATGATGATAGATTACAAAGGAGAACATGTTGGAATATTGGAGATGAGAAAGCATATAGCATGGTATCTAAAAGGTATCCGCGGTGCATCAAAGATAAAGCAAATGGTATTTACCATGTCTGAATACAAAGAAATCAAAGAGCTTTTGATTAGCATTAAACAAGCTGAATGA